The Martelella sp. AD-3 genome includes a region encoding these proteins:
- a CDS encoding N-acetylglutaminylglutamine amidotransferase — protein MCGIAGEIRFDGTLADAEAVARITEALAPRGPDGSGILGRGNYAFGHRRLKIIDLSEKAAQPMTDPELGLTIVFNGCIYNYPELRKTLEEKGYRFFSTGDTEVILKAYHAWGRDCVKHFHGMFAFAVIERDSGRAMLARDRFGIKPLYYTTSGKNIRFASTLPALLRGGGVDKSVDPVALHHYMSFHAVVPPPHTILKGVRKLPPATTRCCEPDGSFEDVRYWAPPHERDPATAGLSREEWRDRVLEALRTAVKRRMVADVPVGVLLSGGVDSSIITGLLAEEGQKDLMTFSIGFEEANGEKGDEFGYSDLIAERFGTDHHKIFVPSSELMSALPDTINAMSEPMVSYDNIGFFLLSREVSKHIKVVQSGQGADEIFAGYHWYPPLEKSNDVVGDYAKGFFDRDHARLSRHLSPEWLAEEDVSRAFVESHLMAPGAEGPVDRALRLDSQVMLVDDPVKRVDNMTMAWGLEARVPFLDHELAELAATIPPEFKLNDGGKGVLKDAARLVVPHEVIDRKKGYFPVPQLKYISGEYLDMVRDTLTSQVSSERGLFNKSYLDDLFIDPIGHITPLRGSELWQVALLEMWLQSHEI, from the coding sequence ATGTGTGGTATTGCCGGAGAAATCAGATTTGACGGAACGCTTGCGGATGCCGAGGCTGTTGCCCGCATCACCGAGGCGCTTGCCCCGCGGGGGCCGGATGGCAGCGGCATTCTCGGCCGCGGCAATTATGCCTTCGGCCATCGCCGCCTGAAGATCATCGATCTCTCCGAAAAGGCCGCCCAGCCGATGACCGATCCCGAACTCGGTCTGACGATCGTCTTCAACGGCTGCATCTACAACTATCCGGAGCTGCGCAAGACGCTGGAGGAGAAGGGATACCGCTTCTTTTCCACCGGCGATACCGAGGTCATCCTCAAGGCCTATCACGCCTGGGGCAGGGACTGTGTGAAGCATTTCCACGGCATGTTCGCCTTTGCCGTCATCGAGCGTGACAGCGGCAGGGCCATGCTCGCGCGCGACCGTTTCGGCATCAAGCCGCTCTACTACACCACGAGCGGCAAGAACATCCGCTTCGCCTCCACGCTTCCCGCACTTCTGCGCGGCGGCGGCGTCGACAAGTCCGTCGATCCGGTTGCGTTGCACCATTACATGAGTTTCCACGCCGTTGTGCCGCCGCCGCACACGATCCTGAAGGGCGTGCGCAAGCTGCCCCCGGCGACGACGCGCTGCTGTGAGCCGGATGGCTCGTTCGAGGATGTCCGTTACTGGGCTCCGCCGCATGAGCGCGACCCGGCAACTGCCGGCCTGTCGCGCGAGGAATGGCGCGACCGGGTGCTGGAAGCGCTGCGCACCGCCGTTAAGCGCCGCATGGTTGCCGACGTTCCGGTCGGCGTGCTGCTGTCGGGCGGCGTCGATTCCTCGATCATCACCGGGCTTCTGGCCGAGGAAGGCCAGAAAGACCTGATGACCTTTTCCATCGGCTTCGAGGAGGCCAATGGCGAGAAGGGTGATGAGTTCGGTTATTCCGACCTGATCGCCGAACGCTTCGGCACGGATCACCACAAGATCTTCGTGCCCTCCTCGGAACTGATGAGCGCGCTGCCGGACACGATCAACGCCATGTCGGAACCGATGGTCTCCTACGATAATATCGGCTTCTTCCTGCTCTCGCGCGAGGTCTCCAAGCACATCAAGGTGGTGCAGTCGGGCCAGGGGGCGGATGAAATCTTCGCCGGCTATCACTGGTACCCGCCGCTTGAGAAATCCAACGATGTCGTCGGCGATTATGCCAAGGGCTTCTTCGACCGTGACCATGCCAGGCTGTCGCGTCATCTTTCGCCGGAATGGCTGGCGGAGGAAGACGTCAGCCGCGCCTTTGTCGAGAGCCACCTGATGGCGCCGGGCGCGGAGGGTCCTGTCGACCGGGCGCTCAGGCTCGACAGCCAGGTCATGCTGGTCGATGATCCGGTCAAGCGCGTCGACAATATGACCATGGCCTGGGGGCTTGAGGCGCGCGTGCCCTTCCTTGATCACGAGCTTGCCGAACTTGCGGCCACCATCCCGCCGGAATTCAAGCTGAATGACGGCGGCAAGGGCGTCCTCAAGGACGCAGCGCGGCTCGTCGTGCCGCACGAGGTGATCGACCGCAAGAAGGGCTATTTCCCGGTGCCGCAGCTCAAATACATCTCGGGCGAGTATCTCGACATGGTTCGTGATACGCTGACGAGCCAGGTCTCCAGCGAGCGCGGCCTGTTCAACAAGTCCTATCTCGATGACCTGTTCATCGATCCGATCGGCCACATCACGCCGCTGCGCGGATCGGAACTGTGGCAGGTGGCGCTTCTGGAAATGTGGTTGCAGTCTCACGAGATTTGA
- the ngg gene encoding N-acetylglutaminylglutamine synthetase translates to MSSEKGPKDQPEHRGRDAYSHRLKKMRTQGMKPPIKGGDNSGAMKQDVSIDCGWGRIVFGQTFSDARLLIETLRAEVPDHRDIAIYVRDPHVVLANAPQEVFLDPSHTYRLDLSTYHAASSKPPQGFFIRRLTSEIDAQAINRIYAARGMVVVRPDFFWRQRDARSIVYFVAEDEHTGNILGTVTGIDHGRVFNDPEKGASLWCLASDPQARQRGIGEALVRRLAEHFLARGASHLDLSVLHDNVPAIKLYEKLGFKRVPFFTVKRKNQINEKLFTGPEQEDYEALNPYARLIVAEARRRGISAEVTDAKGGFFRLSYGGRSIHCRESLTELTTSVAMSICDDKSVTRRFAEEAGVRVPRQMTADAGEEAIAGFLEEAGPLVVKPARGEQGRGISVGVSTIEEVREAIEAARAYCDTVLIEEMVEGEDLRLIVINYRLVAAAVRRPAHIIGDGRSSIEQLISAQSARRSAATGGESSIPLDAETERTVRSAGYTFADVPKEGEEIRVRRTANLHTGGTIHDVTDIVHPKLVDAAISAARAINIPVVGIDLMIKSPQNPDYAFIEANERPGLANHEPQPTAERFVDLLFPLSMPAGARAFTREAQKNE, encoded by the coding sequence ATGAGTTCGGAAAAGGGGCCGAAGGATCAACCGGAACACCGCGGCCGCGATGCCTATTCCCATCGCTTGAAGAAGATGCGGACCCAGGGCATGAAGCCGCCGATCAAAGGCGGTGATAACAGCGGCGCGATGAAACAGGACGTCTCCATCGACTGCGGCTGGGGCCGGATCGTCTTCGGCCAGACCTTTTCCGATGCCAGGCTGCTGATCGAGACCTTGCGCGCCGAGGTGCCGGACCATCGCGACATCGCCATCTATGTACGCGATCCGCATGTGGTGCTGGCCAACGCCCCGCAGGAGGTCTTCCTCGATCCTTCCCATACCTACCGGCTCGACCTTTCGACCTATCATGCCGCGTCATCAAAACCGCCACAGGGCTTTTTCATCCGCCGGCTGACCTCCGAGATCGATGCGCAGGCGATCAACCGCATCTATGCCGCGCGCGGCATGGTCGTGGTCCGTCCGGATTTCTTCTGGCGCCAGCGCGACGCCCGTTCGATCGTCTATTTCGTCGCCGAGGACGAGCATACCGGCAATATTCTGGGCACCGTGACCGGCATCGATCACGGCCGGGTGTTCAACGATCCGGAAAAGGGCGCTTCGCTCTGGTGCCTTGCAAGCGATCCGCAGGCGCGCCAGCGTGGCATCGGCGAGGCACTGGTGCGCAGGCTGGCCGAGCATTTCCTCGCCCGCGGCGCTTCCCATCTCGACCTCTCTGTGCTGCATGACAATGTGCCGGCGATCAAGCTCTATGAAAAGCTCGGCTTCAAGCGGGTGCCGTTCTTCACCGTCAAGCGCAAGAACCAGATCAATGAGAAGCTGTTCACCGGACCGGAGCAGGAAGACTACGAGGCGCTGAACCCCTACGCCCGGCTGATCGTCGCCGAGGCGCGGCGGCGCGGCATTTCGGCGGAGGTGACCGATGCCAAGGGCGGCTTCTTCCGCCTGTCCTATGGCGGCCGCTCGATCCACTGTCGCGAAAGCCTGACTGAACTGACGACTTCGGTGGCGATGTCGATCTGCGACGACAAGTCAGTGACGCGCCGCTTCGCCGAAGAGGCCGGCGTGCGCGTGCCGCGCCAGATGACCGCCGATGCCGGCGAGGAGGCGATCGCCGGTTTTCTTGAGGAAGCCGGCCCGCTCGTCGTCAAGCCGGCGCGCGGCGAGCAGGGCCGGGGCATCTCCGTCGGCGTCTCCACCATCGAGGAGGTGCGCGAGGCAATCGAGGCCGCCAGGGCCTATTGCGATACGGTTCTGATCGAGGAAATGGTCGAGGGCGAGGATCTTCGGCTGATCGTCATCAATTACCGCCTCGTGGCCGCCGCCGTGCGCCGTCCCGCCCATATCATCGGTGACGGGCGCTCGTCGATCGAGCAGTTGATCTCGGCCCAGAGCGCGCGGCGCAGCGCCGCGACAGGCGGCGAATCCTCAATCCCGCTTGATGCCGAAACCGAGCGGACGGTCCGAAGCGCCGGCTACACCTTTGCCGACGTGCCGAAGGAGGGCGAGGAAATCCGCGTCCGCCGAACCGCCAATCTGCATACCGGCGGCACGATCCATGACGTGACCGATATCGTCCATCCGAAGCTGGTGGATGCCGCGATTTCCGCAGCCCGCGCGATCAATATTCCGGTCGTGGGGATTGATTTGATGATCAAGTCGCCCCAAAACCCTGATTACGCATTTATCGAGGCCAACGAGCGCCCGGGGCTTGCCAACCATGAGCCGCAGCCGACGGCCGAACGGTTCGTCGACCTGCTGTTCCCCCTGTCCATGCCGGCCGGGGCCAGGGCCTTTACCCGCGAGGCGCAGAAAAACGAGTGA
- a CDS encoding osmoprotectant NAGGN system M42 family peptidase, translating to MQRLTIDSEYLSDMLKSLLAIPSPTGYTDPIVRFVTGELEKLGLSVELTRRGAIRAVRRGVDSRGARAVVSHVDTLGAQVKYLKDNGRLELVPIGTWSARFAEGARATLFTEKGAYRGTILPLKASGHTYNNEIDEMPVGWDYVELRVDALSRDEEDLDRLGIEIGDIVAIDPQPEFLDNGFIISRHLDNKAGVALMLAALKAMQDENVETPVASHWLFTIAEEVGVGASSIVSPEVASLVSVDNGTSAPGQNSSEFGVTIAMADQTGPFDWHLTKKLVDVCKFNDIRYQKDVFRYYRSDSASAVEAGADVRTALVAFGVDASHGYERIHMHALRSIAELITAYLTSDVEIKRDFQQTGPMTGFTRQPTGKARQELSADVKTEKIDDPDHPHHAGHA from the coding sequence ATGCAACGACTGACGATTGATTCCGAGTACCTGTCCGACATGCTGAAATCGCTGCTCGCGATCCCCTCGCCGACAGGTTACACCGATCCGATCGTCCGTTTCGTCACCGGAGAACTGGAGAAGCTCGGCCTTTCGGTGGAACTGACGCGGCGCGGGGCGATCCGTGCCGTGCGCAGGGGCGTCGACAGCCGCGGCGCGCGCGCAGTCGTGTCCCATGTCGACACGCTTGGCGCGCAGGTGAAATACCTGAAGGACAATGGCCGGCTCGAACTGGTGCCGATCGGCACATGGTCGGCGCGCTTTGCCGAGGGCGCGCGGGCGACGCTTTTCACCGAGAAGGGGGCCTATCGCGGCACCATCCTGCCGCTCAAGGCCTCCGGACACACCTATAACAACGAGATCGACGAAATGCCGGTCGGCTGGGACTATGTCGAGCTGCGCGTCGATGCCTTGAGTCGTGACGAGGAAGATCTCGACAGGCTGGGCATCGAGATCGGCGATATCGTCGCCATCGATCCGCAGCCGGAATTTCTCGACAACGGCTTCATCATCTCCCGCCATCTCGACAACAAGGCGGGCGTGGCGCTGATGCTCGCCGCGCTGAAGGCGATGCAGGATGAAAATGTCGAGACGCCGGTCGCCAGCCACTGGCTGTTTACCATCGCCGAGGAAGTCGGCGTCGGCGCGTCGTCGATCGTTTCCCCCGAGGTTGCCTCGCTTGTCTCCGTCGATAACGGCACCTCGGCGCCCGGCCAGAATTCCTCGGAGTTCGGCGTCACCATCGCCATGGCCGACCAGACCGGGCCTTTCGACTGGCATCTGACGAAGAAGCTGGTCGATGTCTGCAAGTTCAACGATATCCGCTATCAGAAGGACGTCTTCCGCTACTATCGCTCGGATTCGGCAAGCGCGGTTGAAGCCGGCGCGGATGTGCGCACGGCGCTCGTCGCCTTCGGCGTCGATGCCTCGCATGGCTATGAGCGCATCCACATGCATGCGCTGCGGTCGATCGCGGAACTGATCACCGCCTATCTGACCTCCGATGTCGAGATCAAGCGCGACTTCCAGCAGACCGGTCCGATGACAGGCTTCACCCGTCAGCCGACAGGCAAGGCCCGCCAGGAACTCTCCGCCGATGTCAAGACGGAGAAGATCGACGATCCGGACCATCCCCACCACGCCGGACACGCCTAG
- the ureE gene encoding urease accessory protein UreE — translation MQRVTTFIPAGAESGPVSGHVELTHDARHLRRKALKLADGGAVMLDLKEAVLFASGDRLVLEDGALIEIVAAPEELYEIRARDGLHIIELAWHLGNRHLPAQIETDRILILRDHVIRQMLNGLGATVSEIVAPFQPVRGAYHGDHHHDHGHGDHDHHGHHHHHD, via the coding sequence ATGCAACGCGTAACCACTTTTATTCCGGCAGGCGCGGAGAGTGGCCCGGTCTCCGGGCATGTCGAACTGACACATGACGCGCGCCATCTTCGGCGCAAGGCGCTGAAACTCGCCGATGGCGGCGCGGTGATGCTCGACCTGAAGGAAGCCGTCCTGTTTGCAAGCGGCGACCGGCTGGTGCTGGAAGACGGCGCGCTGATCGAGATCGTCGCCGCGCCGGAAGAGCTCTATGAGATTCGCGCCCGTGACGGCCTCCACATCATCGAACTCGCCTGGCATCTCGGCAACCGCCACCTGCCGGCGCAGATCGAGACCGATCGCATTCTGATCCTGCGCGATCATGTCATTCGCCAGATGCTTAATGGCCTTGGCGCCACGGTGAGCGAGATCGTCGCGCCGTTCCAGCCGGTGCGCGGCGCCTATCACGGCGATCACCACCACGATCACGGTCACGGAGATCACGACCATCACGGCCATCACCACCACCACGATTGA
- a CDS encoding urease accessory protein UreF, producing MSWLSPAFPLGGFAYSGGLERAAHDGLLTDAEGLKAWLSSGLAQGFLWNDAVLLCESHRAKGDSARIGEAAALAAALAGARERHAETLALGSAFLTAAAAWPAPVLANLPGETALPVAFGAVAAAHGIGLEAACQGYLHAQITQSISAAIRLSLCGQVSGLEVLAGLEETILETAARAAAAGLDDLGGCTFRADVSALRHETQHSRLFRS from the coding sequence ATGTCCTGGCTGTCGCCGGCCTTTCCGCTCGGCGGTTTTGCCTATTCAGGCGGGCTGGAGCGGGCCGCCCATGACGGCCTGTTGACGGATGCCGAGGGCCTGAAGGCCTGGCTATCCTCAGGGCTTGCGCAGGGTTTCCTCTGGAACGACGCCGTCCTTCTGTGCGAAAGCCACCGCGCCAAGGGTGACAGCGCCCGCATCGGCGAGGCGGCAGCGCTTGCCGCAGCCCTCGCCGGCGCGCGCGAACGCCATGCCGAAACGCTGGCGCTCGGATCGGCCTTCCTCACCGCCGCCGCCGCCTGGCCCGCGCCCGTGCTCGCCAATCTGCCGGGCGAGACCGCGCTGCCGGTTGCCTTCGGCGCCGTGGCAGCAGCGCACGGCATCGGCCTGGAAGCAGCGTGCCAGGGCTATCTTCATGCCCAGATTACCCAGTCGATCTCGGCTGCCATCAGGCTGTCGCTTTGCGGCCAGGTCTCAGGGCTTGAAGTGCTGGCTGGCCTGGAGGAAACAATTCTTGAAACCGCGGCGCGCGCTGCCGCTGCCGGCCTAGACGATCTCGGCGGCTGCACGTTCCGGGCGGATGTCTCGGCGCTTCGCCATGAAACCCAGCATTCGCGACTCTTTCGCAGCTAA
- the ureG gene encoding urease accessory protein UreG: MKSENGPLRVGIGGPVGSGKTALTEKLCKAMGRDYSVAVVTNDIYTREDAEALVRMQALSSDRIVGVETGGCPHTAIREDATINLQAIAKLNARIPDLDIIFIESGGDNLAATFSPDLADITIYVISVAQGEEIPRKGGPGITRSDILIINKKDLAPYVEVNLEVMATDAERMRSGAPTVFTDLKRGDGVDAIVAFLKENGGL; this comes from the coding sequence ATGAAGTCTGAAAACGGGCCCCTGCGCGTGGGCATCGGCGGTCCGGTCGGCTCCGGCAAGACGGCGCTGACGGAAAAGCTCTGCAAGGCGATGGGCCGCGATTATTCCGTCGCCGTTGTGACCAACGACATCTATACGCGCGAGGATGCCGAGGCGCTGGTGCGCATGCAGGCGCTTTCGTCGGACCGCATCGTCGGCGTGGAAACCGGCGGCTGCCCGCATACGGCCATCCGCGAGGATGCGACGATCAACCTGCAGGCGATTGCCAAACTGAACGCCCGCATCCCCGACCTCGACATCATCTTCATCGAGTCGGGCGGCGACAATCTGGCGGCGACCTTCTCGCCGGACCTTGCCGACATCACCATCTATGTGATCTCGGTCGCCCAGGGCGAGGAAATCCCGCGCAAGGGCGGGCCTGGCATCACCCGCTCCGACATTCTGATCATCAACAAGAAGGATCTCGCCCCCTACGTCGAGGTCAATCTCGAGGTGATGGCCACTGACGCCGAACGCATGCGCTCCGGCGCGCCGACCGTCTTTACCGATCTCAAGCGGGGCGACGGGGTGGACGCGATCGTTGCCTTTCTGAAGGAAAACGGCGGGCTGTAA
- a CDS encoding Crp/Fnr family transcriptional regulator has translation MNRTLLLNERKKTLFVETKLTASMDMATMNKLMECATFANCYPRDVVFRQGDPATHFYSVLSGYVRLFRQNSEGREADIRVCGPGDSFADELIFGGDTYEYHAQAADKAMLARYDINRVRNASLADDGMLARAIAGSLAGQLQETMDCIANDRLNTAVQRVALYLLEQAEGQESPASFRLAFQKSLLAGKLGLAPEALSRAFATLKGLGVHVHGRIIEIEDMDALRAL, from the coding sequence GTGAACAGGACCCTCTTGCTGAACGAGCGCAAAAAAACGCTTTTTGTCGAAACCAAGCTGACGGCAAGCATGGATATGGCGACCATGAACAAGCTGATGGAATGCGCGACCTTCGCCAATTGCTACCCGCGCGACGTGGTATTCCGTCAGGGCGATCCGGCAACTCATTTCTACAGCGTGCTTTCCGGCTATGTGCGCCTCTTCCGGCAGAACAGCGAAGGCCGCGAGGCCGATATCCGCGTCTGCGGCCCGGGCGACAGCTTTGCCGACGAGCTGATCTTCGGCGGCGACACCTACGAATATCACGCCCAGGCCGCCGACAAGGCGATGCTGGCGCGCTACGACATCAACCGCGTGCGCAATGCGAGCCTTGCCGATGACGGCATGCTGGCGCGCGCCATCGCCGGCTCGCTTGCGGGCCAGCTTCAGGAAACCATGGACTGCATCGCCAATGACCGGCTCAATACCGCCGTCCAGCGCGTTGCCCTTTACCTTCTGGAACAGGCCGAAGGCCAGGAATCGCCCGCATCCTTCCGCCTCGCCTTCCAGAAGAGCCTTCTTGCCGGAAAGCTGGGGCTTGCCCCAGAAGCGCTTTCCCGCGCCTTCGCGACGCTGAAAGGTCTCGGCGTCCACGTACACGGCCGCATCATCGAAATTGAGGATATGGACGCGCTGCGGGCTCTTTGA
- a CDS encoding efflux RND transporter permease subunit: protein MNFSAWAIRNPVAPLLLLGLLLFMGLQSFRDMPITRFPNIDVPVVAVTVTQSGAAPAELEMQVTKKIEDAIASVSGVDELNSTVTDGVSTTSVLFRMEVKPDDALRDVKDAIDNIRSDLPANADEPVVRKIDVEGQAIQTFAVSSPNMSLEELSWFVDDTIERALQGIRGVGRVDRYGGADREIQVSLDENKLASYGITASAVNAQLRQTNADTGSGRGQVAGAEQAIRTLGDARSVSDLANTMIALGNGRFARLSDLGTVTDTYEEPRTFARHDGNPVVSFGVFRSKGASEVTVADAVAEALDEVRAENPDVSIDLIDDAVYFTKGNYTAALDTLYEGAILAIIVVFLFLHNWRATLIAAVALPFSVIPTFWIMDLLGFSLNLVSLISLTLATGILVDDAIVEVENIERHIGMGKTPYRAALDAADEIGLAVIATSFTIIAVFAPVSFMPGIPGQYFIQFGLTVAFAVFFSLVVARLITPVMAAYMLKPAKHKAKEDSESNDGRAMRGYTAAVRWTTRFRYVTLLAALGVLAVSLFFMSKIPGSFMPPEDASRIVLSVELPPNAQLSDTEAMTRLVAKRIEGFEGVESVTVLGGSSPLGDLEYRRATVTVTLENLAHSLSEAIVNDLIGGIPLIGQYLPKLEPQGRTIPQWQIEQEVLAALSDIPDLRITKLNDRGQRDIQFNFLSDNEEDLQQAVAILESKLRADPMLDKVSSEGALPRPELQIHPKKEIAARLGVTPAAIAETVRVSTVGDVDANLPKISLDNRLIPIRVRTDLELRRDLSAIRNLKVQTASGGMVPLSVVADVNYTEGVATVDRYDRHRVVTIGANLPQGVALDPATARFREIVENTEIPETVTLAESGDAKILAEMQQSFINAMLLGLFLVLAVLILLFKDVIQPFTILFSLPLALGGVAIALILTDEPVSMPVMIGLLMLMGIVTKNAILLVDFAKEAIWHGMERRAALVEAGRKRARPIIMTSIAMSAGMLPAALGVGEGSAFRAPMATAVIGGIIVSTVLSLLVVPAFFMIMDDIAGLLRWAFSRFIGRRDPDDHVYTTEEAGRLSEANRAKIAKLEERLDEIENNRDGYGRHGMA from the coding sequence ATGAATTTTTCAGCCTGGGCCATCCGCAATCCGGTCGCGCCGCTCCTGCTTCTCGGCCTGCTACTGTTCATGGGCCTGCAGTCGTTCCGCGACATGCCGATCACCCGTTTCCCGAATATCGACGTGCCCGTCGTCGCCGTCACCGTGACCCAGAGCGGCGCGGCGCCGGCGGAACTGGAAATGCAGGTGACGAAGAAGATCGAGGACGCGATCGCCAGCGTCTCCGGCGTTGACGAACTGAACTCCACGGTCACCGACGGCGTTTCCACCACCTCGGTCCTTTTCCGCATGGAAGTGAAGCCCGACGATGCGCTGCGCGACGTCAAGGACGCGATCGACAATATCCGCTCCGATCTGCCCGCCAATGCCGACGAGCCCGTTGTGCGCAAGATCGATGTCGAGGGCCAGGCGATCCAGACCTTTGCCGTCTCCTCGCCCAATATGTCGCTGGAAGAGCTCTCCTGGTTCGTCGATGACACGATCGAGCGGGCGCTGCAGGGCATTCGCGGCGTCGGCCGGGTTGACCGCTACGGCGGGGCCGACCGGGAAATCCAGGTCTCGCTCGATGAGAACAAACTGGCGAGCTACGGCATAACCGCCTCCGCCGTCAACGCGCAGCTGCGACAGACCAATGCCGATACCGGCTCGGGCCGCGGCCAGGTGGCCGGCGCCGAACAGGCCATCCGCACGCTCGGCGACGCCCGAAGCGTCTCCGATCTCGCCAACACGATGATCGCGCTCGGCAATGGCCGCTTTGCCCGGCTTTCCGACCTCGGCACGGTGACCGACACCTATGAGGAGCCGCGCACCTTCGCCCGCCATGACGGCAACCCGGTCGTCTCCTTCGGCGTGTTCCGCTCCAAGGGCGCCAGCGAGGTGACCGTGGCCGATGCGGTGGCCGAGGCGCTGGACGAGGTCCGGGCCGAAAACCCGGATGTCTCCATCGATCTGATCGATGACGCTGTCTACTTCACCAAGGGCAATTACACCGCAGCCCTCGATACGCTCTATGAAGGCGCGATCCTCGCCATCATCGTCGTGTTCCTGTTCCTGCACAACTGGCGGGCGACGCTGATTGCCGCCGTGGCCTTGCCCTTCTCGGTGATCCCGACCTTCTGGATCATGGACCTGCTCGGCTTCTCGCTCAATCTCGTGAGCCTGATCTCGCTGACGCTGGCGACCGGTATTCTTGTCGACGACGCGATCGTGGAAGTGGAGAACATCGAGCGGCATATCGGCATGGGCAAGACGCCCTACCGCGCGGCGCTTGATGCCGCCGACGAGATCGGCCTTGCGGTGATCGCGACGAGCTTCACCATCATCGCCGTGTTCGCGCCAGTCTCCTTCATGCCGGGCATTCCGGGGCAGTACTTCATCCAGTTCGGTCTGACAGTGGCCTTTGCCGTGTTCTTCTCGCTGGTGGTTGCCCGCCTGATCACCCCGGTCATGGCCGCCTATATGCTCAAACCGGCAAAGCACAAGGCCAAGGAAGACAGCGAGAGCAATGACGGAAGGGCGATGCGCGGCTATACGGCGGCCGTGCGCTGGACCACGCGGTTCCGCTATGTGACGCTTCTGGCCGCGCTCGGTGTTCTTGCCGTCTCACTGTTTTTCATGTCGAAGATCCCCGGCAGCTTCATGCCGCCGGAGGATGCCTCGCGCATCGTGCTTTCCGTCGAACTGCCGCCAAACGCCCAGCTTTCCGATACCGAGGCGATGACCCGGCTGGTGGCCAAGCGGATCGAAGGCTTCGAGGGCGTGGAAAGCGTCACCGTGCTGGGCGGTTCCTCGCCGCTCGGCGATCTCGAATATCGCCGCGCGACAGTGACCGTGACGCTGGAAAATCTCGCCCATTCCCTGTCCGAGGCGATCGTCAACGATCTGATCGGCGGCATCCCGCTGATCGGGCAATATCTGCCGAAGCTCGAGCCGCAGGGACGCACCATACCGCAATGGCAGATCGAGCAGGAGGTGCTTGCTGCCCTGTCTGACATTCCCGACCTCCGCATTACCAAGCTGAACGACCGCGGGCAGCGCGACATCCAGTTCAACTTCCTCTCCGACAACGAGGAAGACCTGCAGCAGGCTGTCGCCATTCTGGAATCGAAGCTGCGCGCCGATCCGATGCTGGACAAGGTATCCTCGGAAGGGGCGCTTCCGCGGCCCGAACTGCAGATCCACCCGAAAAAGGAGATTGCCGCACGGCTTGGCGTGACGCCGGCCGCGATCGCGGAGACCGTGCGGGTCTCGACCGTCGGCGACGTCGACGCCAACCTGCCGAAAATCTCGCTCGACAACCGGCTGATCCCGATCCGGGTGCGCACGGATCTCGAACTGCGTCGCGATCTTTCGGCGATCCGCAACCTTAAGGTTCAGACCGCCAGCGGCGGAATGGTGCCGCTGTCGGTGGTCGCGGACGTCAACTACACGGAGGGCGTCGCCACGGTCGACCGATATGACCGCCATCGCGTTGTCACCATCGGCGCCAACCTGCCGCAGGGCGTGGCGCTCGATCCGGCAACCGCGCGCTTCCGCGAAATCGTCGAGAATACCGAAATCCCGGAAACGGTGACGCTTGCCGAGAGTGGCGACGCCAAAATCCTTGCCGAGATGCAACAGAGCTTCATCAACGCGATGCTGCTTGGGCTTTTCCTAGTGCTGGCGGTGCTGATCCTGCTGTTCAAGGACGTGATCCAGCCCTTCACCATCCTGTTCTCGCTGCCGCTGGCGCTCGGGGGCGTGGCGATCGCGCTGATCCTGACGGACGAGCCGGTGTCGATGCCGGTGATGATCGGCTTGCTGATGCTGATGGGCATCGTCACCAAGAACGCCATCCTGCTCGTGGACTTTGCCAAGGAGGCGATCTGGCACGGCATGGAGCGGCGCGCCGCTCTGGTCGAGGCCGGGCGCAAGCGCGCGCGGCCGATCATCATGACCTCGATCGCCATGTCGGCGGGCATGCTGCCGGCCGCCCTTGGCGTCGGCGAAGGCTCCGCCTTCCGGGCGCCGATGGCAACGGCGGTGATCGGCGGCATCATCGTCTCGACCGTGTTGAGCCTGCTGGTGGTGCCGGCCTTCTTCATGATCATGGACGATATCGCCGGATTGCTCAGATGGGCGTTCAGCCGCTTCATCGGCCGGCGCGATCCCGACGATCATGTCTACACCACCGAGGAAGCGGGGCGCCTCAGCGAAGCCAACCGCGCCAAAATTGCCAAACTCGAAGAGCGGCTCGACGAGATCGAGAACAACCGCGACGGCTACGGAAGACACGGCATGGCCTGA